The proteins below come from a single Mucilaginibacter mali genomic window:
- a CDS encoding glycoside hydrolase family 38 N-terminal domain-containing protein has product MRSAKQVFSGTLFLLFIVIINGAMGQTTASFTCKIRPWYKHRKDGKPGREITLLFKGAKLNGPATIRLECNGIKEENHIDNISGMDSLALLLPDGAGVKTECQARIAVITKTNGLYQTVMVPVQRQWTVYVYPHSHVDIGYTNTQEFVRKLHMRNIDVAMDIARKTQNYPAGSRFVWNPEADWVTENYLKEASPEKRKVFIDAVKKGWISLDGDYGNINTSTCSDEELLRLFHSKYQIEKTTGTSIKTMVQMDVAGISWGVTQAAYQNGIHGVFLYPNIGTVRRPWEHRPFYWVAPNGKSKVFFLQALPYGFGYNIKGSKIGLGKVQGHNPALDRITTGHPTENFIDPLIFDETAQLERERLPYDIFVLPWALADNALIDADLPDAVKLWNEKYAYPKVIISGSQRIMDDYEKRYGNILPQIKGDYSEYWTDGLGSDARRISEYRVAKENLVQVETAWSMLNPNRPVPRKAIDTAWQNSLLGAEHTWGYQDPKAALAKQIEQTKARFFENAYKSSKDLLKATFNPISKISTNKVAIFNTLSWDRSGLITLNPEQSQNGDRVLDDTGKEVPSQKLSNGQLVFLSNKIPALGSKTYTIAQGAPAKLAGNLMHGNTISNNLISVAIDSKTGDISSFIDETTGHEYVDKSSDYNLNSYRYLLGSDSADKAGKPKNIKIQIKENGPLVTSILIISEAPGVNWLNREIRVVAGQPWLDIINSFDKISTQTKEGIHFGFAFDIPDGTMRLDIPWGVMIPEADQLPAGNRSWLSIQHWADISNSTNGITWTAIEAPLVEIGNMSVNLRGGAHGSQNWYKHLDKSQTLFSWVLNNHWGTNFPLEQGGVMTMHYGLLPHGAYDATTANRFGLEQNRPLIAIPVDRSPVVNTPVKIGNPNVFISVLKQSDDGKGMVLRLRSVSGKAEKVMLSWPDGKPRKLFSCMADEKPLKAATGNEEVLPYGALSYYFEK; this is encoded by the coding sequence ATGAGATCTGCAAAACAGGTGTTTTCCGGCACGTTATTTCTTTTATTTATTGTTATTATAAACGGCGCGATGGGTCAAACTACGGCATCATTCACCTGCAAGATCCGCCCCTGGTACAAGCATCGCAAGGATGGTAAACCCGGCCGGGAGATCACCCTGCTTTTTAAAGGTGCCAAACTAAACGGGCCGGCAACGATCAGGTTAGAATGCAATGGCATTAAAGAAGAAAACCATATTGATAATATAAGCGGCATGGACAGCCTTGCCCTGCTGTTACCTGACGGCGCCGGTGTTAAAACTGAATGCCAGGCGCGCATTGCGGTCATCACCAAAACCAACGGGCTTTATCAAACGGTAATGGTGCCCGTGCAAAGGCAGTGGACGGTGTACGTTTACCCGCATTCGCACGTGGATATCGGCTACACCAACACGCAGGAATTTGTGCGCAAACTACATATGCGCAATATTGATGTGGCTATGGATATCGCCCGCAAAACGCAGAACTACCCCGCAGGTTCCCGCTTTGTATGGAACCCCGAAGCCGATTGGGTAACCGAAAACTACCTGAAGGAAGCGTCCCCTGAAAAACGGAAGGTTTTTATAGATGCTGTAAAAAAGGGCTGGATAAGCCTTGACGGCGATTACGGCAATATCAACACCAGCACTTGCAGCGATGAGGAACTATTGCGCCTTTTCCATAGCAAGTACCAGATCGAAAAAACAACCGGCACATCCATTAAAACCATGGTGCAGATGGACGTGGCCGGCATATCCTGGGGTGTAACGCAGGCGGCTTATCAAAATGGTATCCACGGGGTGTTCCTGTATCCCAACATCGGTACGGTGCGTCGCCCCTGGGAGCACCGCCCTTTTTACTGGGTAGCGCCCAATGGGAAATCGAAAGTGTTTTTTCTACAGGCCCTGCCCTACGGTTTTGGCTATAACATCAAAGGATCTAAAATCGGTTTGGGCAAAGTGCAGGGCCATAACCCGGCATTAGACCGCATCACTACCGGTCATCCTACCGAAAATTTTATCGATCCACTGATATTTGACGAGACTGCGCAACTGGAACGCGAACGTCTCCCCTACGATATCTTTGTGCTGCCGTGGGCCTTAGCCGATAACGCCCTGATAGATGCCGACCTGCCCGATGCCGTGAAGTTATGGAACGAAAAATATGCTTATCCGAAAGTGATCATCTCTGGCTCGCAGCGCATTATGGACGATTACGAGAAACGCTATGGCAACATCCTGCCCCAAATAAAAGGCGATTACAGCGAATACTGGACCGACGGATTGGGTTCGGATGCGAGGCGCATCAGCGAATATCGCGTAGCAAAGGAAAATTTAGTACAGGTAGAGACCGCCTGGAGCATGCTCAACCCTAACCGCCCTGTCCCGCGTAAAGCCATAGATACCGCATGGCAAAACAGCCTGCTGGGTGCCGAGCACACCTGGGGCTACCAGGACCCGAAAGCAGCCTTGGCCAAACAAATAGAACAAACTAAAGCCAGATTTTTTGAGAATGCCTACAAAAGCAGCAAGGACCTGCTGAAAGCAACCTTCAACCCAATCTCCAAAATATCTACCAATAAGGTGGCTATCTTCAATACGCTATCCTGGGACAGAAGCGGCTTGATCACACTCAACCCGGAACAAAGCCAAAACGGCGACCGCGTGCTGGACGATACAGGCAAGGAGGTACCATCGCAAAAACTAAGCAACGGTCAATTGGTATTTTTAAGTAATAAGATACCGGCATTAGGTTCAAAAACGTATACCATAGCGCAAGGGGCTCCGGCTAAACTGGCGGGGAATTTAATGCATGGTAATACCATTAGCAACAACCTGATTTCGGTAGCTATTGATAGCAAAACAGGCGACATCAGCAGTTTTATTGATGAAACCACCGGTCATGAATACGTGGACAAGTCATCGGACTATAACCTGAACAGTTATCGCTATTTGTTAGGTTCGGATAGCGCGGATAAGGCGGGGAAGCCTAAGAATATCAAAATCCAGATCAAAGAAAACGGCCCGCTGGTAACATCAATACTGATCATATCCGAAGCACCGGGCGTAAACTGGCTAAACCGGGAAATACGTGTGGTAGCAGGGCAACCCTGGCTGGATATCATTAATTCGTTTGATAAGATCAGCACCCAAACCAAAGAAGGTATTCATTTCGGTTTTGCTTTTGATATACCGGATGGTACCATGCGTTTGGATATCCCATGGGGCGTAATGATCCCCGAAGCTGACCAGTTACCCGCCGGCAACCGCAGCTGGCTGAGCATACAGCACTGGGCCGATATATCCAACAGTACGAACGGCATTACCTGGACGGCCATCGAAGCGCCACTGGTGGAGATCGGCAATATGTCGGTTAACCTGCGCGGCGGCGCGCATGGTAGTCAAAATTGGTACAAGCATCTGGATAAAAGCCAAACCCTGTTCTCCTGGGTGCTCAACAATCACTGGGGTACCAATTTCCCCTTAGAACAAGGCGGCGTGATGACCATGCATTACGGCCTGCTTCCCCATGGTGCTTATGATGCCACCACAGCCAATCGTTTCGGCCTGGAACAAAACCGGCCTTTGATAGCTATTCCTGTTGATAGATCGCCAGTAGTGAATACCCCGGTCAAGATAGGCAACCCGAATGTATTTATATCTGTTTTAAAACAGAGTGATGATGGTAAAGGCATGGTACTGCGGTTACGTTCGGTATCAGGCAAAGCAGAAAAAGTAATGCTGAGCTGGCCTGATGGCAAGCCGCGTAAATTATTTAGTTGTATGGCTGATGAGAAGCCGCTGAAAGCTGCTACCGGCAATGAGGAGGTTTTGCCTTATGGGGCGCTGAGTTATTATTTTGAGAAATAA
- a CDS encoding glycoside hydrolase family 127 protein — MKKAICLALLLASACTSVFAQQNTPNLAVIATASGNGDYERLSDGRMPVNTRNTPGNNPRRVQYVGKQWVQYEWKQPIETKQVALYWHNQNLNLRLPLAYRIQYWDGKAFVPVNNALGLGLDNDKLSTTTFDAVKTSKLRLEVDSADRQINSLQEWIVYQMPNVDGYPPVIAAVPDRDVMLNGKTYLYANVRSTTPLKTNKWVKVSGPGAVTFSNDAEKDGSATFSAPGDYQLSYTAGNGAYSSSSLFKVKVVTPPPARRLDVVYTRRYKIDSKLWNDRAKAMIVNWIPFCIDQCERTDLTTGQGGLDNFIEAAKALRGEPHAKHIGYVFSNAWVHQTVEAMSEALMVDPQGDKEMIAAQEKMRKTLDRWIPIILAAQEPDGYLQTAYTLRDTSRWHKRWSPEGRGNHEGYTAGYFIESAINHYTLTEGKDKRLYNAAKKLADCWVTNIGPDKIHWYDGHQEMEQALVRFGRFVNDMEGPKSHGDSYIKLAKFLLDNRKGGSEYDQSHVPVQQQYEAVGHAVRATYTYSGMADVAAETGDVDYQSAVMSIWDNMVNKKYYITGGIGSGETSEGFGGNFSLGNDAYCESCSSCGLIFFEYKMNLAYHDARYADLYEETMYNALLGSLDLPGKNFLYTNALSTSQARYEWHVCPCCVGNIPRTLLMMPTWTYVRGDNGLYVNLFVGSTIKVDKIAGTNVEMIQKTDYPWNGKVTMLVNPVQSKEFTVYVRVPNRTTSTLYTPTPQVNGLKSISVNGKAISPKIVNGYAIVRRVWKKGDRIDLELPMEVQRVTADTRIAADNGKVALRYGPMLYNVESADQQSIDKTISNKPLTVQWKPDFLHGVMIINGTWSDGTPLTAIPNYARLNRVPTTATPQSTYIAIPPTRPNEPPKYVERDPVSTVWIKDK; from the coding sequence ATGAAAAAAGCAATTTGTTTAGCCTTGTTGTTGGCTTCGGCCTGCACCTCTGTTTTCGCGCAGCAAAATACGCCTAACCTGGCGGTAATAGCCACCGCATCGGGCAATGGTGATTACGAACGTTTAAGTGATGGCCGCATGCCGGTCAACACCCGTAATACACCTGGCAATAATCCCCGCAGGGTGCAATATGTGGGTAAGCAATGGGTACAGTACGAGTGGAAGCAACCCATTGAAACCAAACAGGTAGCGCTTTACTGGCATAATCAAAACTTAAACCTGCGCCTGCCGCTGGCTTACCGCATACAATATTGGGATGGCAAGGCTTTCGTGCCGGTTAACAATGCATTGGGCCTGGGGCTGGATAACGATAAGTTAAGCACCACCACCTTCGACGCGGTAAAAACCAGTAAGCTACGCCTCGAAGTAGACTCGGCCGACAGGCAGATCAACTCGCTGCAGGAATGGATCGTATATCAAATGCCTAACGTAGATGGGTACCCGCCGGTAATAGCCGCTGTTCCGGATAGGGATGTGATGTTGAATGGTAAAACTTACCTGTACGCTAATGTGAGATCAACAACACCTTTAAAAACTAATAAATGGGTAAAGGTATCCGGCCCGGGCGCGGTTACGTTCAGTAACGATGCGGAAAAAGATGGCTCGGCCACTTTTTCGGCTCCCGGCGATTACCAGCTCAGCTATACCGCGGGGAATGGCGCTTATAGTTCATCGTCATTATTCAAAGTAAAAGTGGTTACGCCGCCGCCAGCCAGGCGACTGGATGTGGTATACACCCGCCGCTATAAAATAGACAGCAAACTGTGGAACGATAGGGCCAAGGCCATGATCGTTAACTGGATTCCATTCTGCATCGATCAATGCGAGCGCACCGACCTGACTACCGGTCAGGGTGGTTTGGATAACTTTATTGAAGCGGCTAAAGCCCTGCGTGGCGAACCGCATGCCAAACACATCGGTTATGTATTCTCGAATGCATGGGTACATCAAACTGTCGAGGCCATGAGCGAGGCGCTGATGGTTGACCCGCAGGGCGATAAGGAAATGATTGCCGCGCAGGAAAAAATGCGTAAAACGCTGGATAGGTGGATCCCCATTATCCTGGCTGCACAGGAACCTGATGGTTACCTGCAAACCGCCTATACGTTGCGTGATACCAGCCGCTGGCATAAGCGCTGGAGCCCGGAGGGCCGTGGTAATCACGAAGGATACACCGCCGGTTATTTTATCGAATCGGCCATTAACCATTATACCCTTACTGAAGGCAAGGATAAGCGCCTGTACAATGCCGCCAAAAAACTGGCCGATTGCTGGGTGACTAACATCGGGCCTGATAAGATCCACTGGTACGATGGCCACCAGGAAATGGAGCAGGCGCTGGTTCGCTTCGGCCGTTTTGTGAATGATATGGAGGGGCCTAAGAGCCATGGCGATAGCTATATTAAACTGGCCAAGTTCCTGCTGGATAACCGTAAGGGAGGCAGTGAGTACGATCAGAGCCATGTGCCGGTACAACAACAATACGAAGCCGTAGGCCACGCGGTAAGGGCAACTTATACCTATTCGGGCATGGCTGACGTGGCTGCCGAGACAGGGGATGTGGATTACCAAAGCGCCGTAATGTCTATCTGGGATAATATGGTGAACAAAAAATACTATATCACCGGTGGTATCGGCAGCGGCGAAACATCCGAAGGATTTGGCGGTAATTTCTCGCTGGGTAACGATGCTTATTGTGAGTCGTGCTCAAGCTGCGGGCTCATCTTCTTCGAATATAAAATGAACCTGGCCTACCATGATGCCAGGTACGCCGATCTGTACGAAGAGACGATGTACAACGCCTTGTTAGGTTCGCTCGATCTGCCCGGCAAAAACTTCCTGTATACCAACGCGCTGTCAACATCACAGGCGCGTTATGAGTGGCACGTATGTCCTTGCTGTGTGGGCAATATCCCGCGCACGCTGTTAATGATGCCCACCTGGACCTACGTTCGTGGCGATAACGGCCTGTATGTAAACCTGTTTGTAGGCAGCACCATTAAAGTTGATAAAATTGCCGGTACCAATGTGGAGATGATCCAAAAAACAGATTACCCGTGGAATGGTAAGGTAACCATGCTTGTAAATCCAGTTCAAAGCAAGGAGTTTACCGTTTATGTACGCGTGCCAAACCGTACCACCAGTACGCTGTACACCCCAACGCCACAGGTGAACGGCCTGAAATCGATCAGCGTAAATGGTAAGGCCATATCACCAAAAATCGTTAACGGATACGCCATTGTGCGACGCGTTTGGAAAAAAGGCGACCGCATTGACCTGGAACTCCCGATGGAAGTGCAACGCGTTACTGCTGACACCCGCATAGCCGCCGATAACGGTAAAGTAGCACTGCGCTACGGCCCAATGCTGTATAATGTGGAATCGGCCGATCAGCAGAGTATCGATAAAACCATCAGCAACAAGCCGCTGACCGTACAATGGAAGCCCGATTTTCTGCACGGCGTAATGATCATTAACGGCACCTGGAGCGACGGTACACCGCTAACGGCTATCCCTAACTATGCCCGCCTTAACCGGGTACCGACGACTGCTACACCACAATCAACCTATATAGCCATACCGCCAACCCGCCCCAACGAACCGCCTAAATATGTAGAGCGCGACCCGGTTAGTACGGTTTGGATAAAGGATAAGTAG